From Micromonospora sp. NBC_01699, a single genomic window includes:
- a CDS encoding NADH-quinone oxidoreductase subunit G, producing MTDLKAVNPAGAVAPVETVTLTIDGIEVTAPKGTLLIRAAETLGIEIPRFCDHPLLAPAGACRQCLVDVEGQRKPVASCTQTVAQGMVVKTQLTSPVAKKAQEGIMELLLVNHPLDCPMCDKGGECPLQNQAMSTGRPETRFHETKREYEKPINISSQVLLDRERCVLCQRCTRFSEEIAGDKFIDLMDRSSGEQINVYRDEVFGGDGDGSGRDSGGAGDVPFNSYFSGNTVQICPVGALTGAQYRFRARPFDLVSTPSVCEHCSAGCAQRTDHRRGKVQRRLAGDDAAVNEEWNCDKGRWGFRYSTATERLTNPLIRDAKTGELREASWSEAFAFAAEGLRLARDGAYGIGVLTGGRLTVEDAYAYAKFARVALNTNDIDFRSRPVSAEETQFLASNVAGVTDVTYADIEQASTVVLAGLEPEEECPILFLRLRKAYQKKGLKVYALAPFATRGLEKLGAKLARVVPGEEAQVLAEHDTVAEALSQPGAILFVGERLATVPGGLSAAVAVAERTGAKLAWVPRRAGDRGAVDAGCLPNLLPGGRPVTDPGARAELAGAWDVAAGVIPSQTGRDTDQIIAAVAADKIGALVVAGVDPADLADPRLAEEALEKVQFLVSLEIKGGPVTRRADVVFPVAPVVEKAGSFLDWEGRLRTFEAVLDTTAMTDARVLDALAAQLGATLGAGDVNSIRRELGGLPVTRAQRPASPAVEPAAPATIGADEAVLATWHHLIDLGTLTEGDAQLGGTARPPVVRLGKAAAEALGAADGDAVTVGTDRGALTLPLEITDMPDGVVWLPTNSPGSTVRRSLGATSGAVVRLSTRTVEEVLSEA from the coding sequence ATGACTGACCTGAAGGCTGTCAATCCGGCCGGTGCCGTCGCGCCGGTCGAGACCGTGACCCTGACCATCGACGGCATCGAGGTGACCGCGCCCAAGGGCACGCTGCTCATCCGGGCCGCCGAGACGCTCGGCATCGAGATCCCCCGGTTCTGTGACCACCCGCTGCTCGCGCCCGCCGGGGCGTGCCGGCAGTGTCTGGTCGACGTGGAGGGCCAGCGCAAGCCGGTCGCCTCGTGCACCCAGACGGTCGCCCAGGGCATGGTGGTCAAGACCCAGCTCACCTCCCCGGTCGCCAAGAAGGCGCAGGAGGGGATCATGGAGCTGCTCCTGGTCAACCACCCGCTGGACTGCCCGATGTGCGACAAGGGCGGCGAGTGCCCGCTGCAAAACCAGGCGATGTCGACCGGCCGCCCCGAAACCCGCTTCCACGAGACCAAGCGGGAGTACGAAAAGCCGATCAACATCTCCTCCCAGGTGCTGCTGGACCGCGAGCGCTGCGTGCTCTGCCAGCGCTGCACCCGGTTCTCCGAGGAGATCGCCGGCGACAAGTTCATCGACCTGATGGACCGCTCATCCGGTGAGCAGATCAACGTCTACCGGGACGAGGTCTTCGGTGGCGACGGAGACGGCAGTGGCCGGGACTCCGGTGGCGCCGGTGACGTCCCGTTCAACTCGTACTTCTCCGGCAACACCGTGCAGATCTGCCCGGTCGGCGCGCTGACCGGAGCCCAGTACCGGTTCCGGGCCCGCCCGTTCGACCTGGTCTCCACCCCGAGCGTGTGCGAGCACTGCTCGGCCGGCTGCGCCCAGCGCACCGACCACCGCCGAGGCAAGGTCCAGCGCCGGCTGGCCGGCGACGACGCCGCGGTGAACGAGGAGTGGAACTGCGACAAGGGCCGCTGGGGCTTCCGCTACAGCACCGCCACCGAACGGCTCACCAACCCGCTGATCCGGGACGCGAAGACCGGTGAACTGCGCGAGGCGTCCTGGAGCGAGGCGTTCGCCTTCGCCGCCGAGGGGCTGCGGCTGGCCCGCGACGGCGCGTACGGCATCGGGGTGCTGACCGGCGGCCGGCTCACCGTCGAGGACGCGTACGCGTACGCGAAGTTCGCCCGGGTGGCCCTGAACACCAACGACATCGACTTCCGGTCCCGCCCGGTTTCCGCCGAGGAGACCCAGTTCCTGGCGAGCAACGTGGCCGGCGTGACCGACGTGACGTACGCCGACATCGAGCAGGCGTCCACGGTGGTGCTGGCCGGGCTGGAGCCGGAGGAGGAGTGCCCGATCCTCTTCCTGCGACTGCGCAAGGCGTACCAGAAGAAGGGCCTCAAGGTCTACGCGCTGGCCCCGTTCGCCACCCGTGGGCTGGAGAAGCTCGGCGCCAAGCTCGCCCGGGTGGTACCGGGTGAGGAGGCGCAGGTGCTGGCCGAGCACGACACGGTCGCCGAGGCGCTGAGCCAGCCCGGTGCGATCCTGTTCGTCGGCGAGCGGCTCGCCACCGTACCGGGCGGGCTGTCCGCCGCGGTCGCGGTCGCGGAGCGTACCGGTGCCAAGCTGGCGTGGGTGCCGCGGCGAGCGGGCGACCGGGGTGCGGTCGACGCGGGCTGCCTGCCCAACCTGCTGCCCGGCGGACGCCCGGTGACCGACCCCGGCGCGCGGGCCGAACTGGCCGGCGCCTGGGACGTGGCCGCCGGCGTCATCCCGAGCCAGACCGGTCGGGACACCGACCAGATCATCGCCGCCGTCGCCGCCGACAAGATCGGTGCGCTGGTGGTGGCCGGGGTCGACCCGGCCGACCTGGCCGACCCGCGACTGGCCGAGGAAGCCCTGGAGAAGGTGCAGTTCCTGGTCAGCCTGGAGATCAAGGGCGGACCGGTCACCCGGCGCGCCGACGTGGTCTTCCCGGTCGCCCCGGTGGTCGAGAAGGCCGGCAGCTTCCTCGACTGGGAGGGCCGGCTGCGCACCTTCGAGGCCGTGCTCGACACCACCGCCATGACCGACGCCCGGGTGCTCGACGCGCTCGCCGCGCAGCTCGGAGCCACCCTCGGTGCCGGCGATGTCAACAGCATCCGCCGCGAGCTGGGCGGACTGCCGGTGACCCGGGCGCAGCGCCCGGCCAGCCCGGCGGTCGAGCCGGCCGCCCCGGCGACGATCGGCGCGGACGAGGCGGTACTCGCCACCTGGCACCACCTGATCGACCTGGGCACCCTGACCGAGGGCGACGCGCAGCTCGGCGGCACCGCCCGCCCGCCGGTGGTCCGGCTCGGCAAGGCCGCCGCCGAGGCGCTCGGCGCGGCCGACGGTGACGCCGTCACGGTCGGCACCGACCGGGGCGCGCTCACCCTGCCGCTGGAGATCACCGACATGCCCGACGGGGTGGTCTGGCTGCCGACCAACTCGCCGGGCTCGACGGTCCGGCGCAGCCTCGGCGCCACCTCCGGTGCGGTCGTACGGCTGTCCACACGCACGGTGGAAGAGGTGCTCAGTGAGGCTTAG